ttaacaattttacaattaattctccagatatttgtaattttaagaATCAATCTGATttcgtttaattcgaaatattcttcttttctttttttctcaactacTTTggacggaataaaaaaattttccaattagTATTAAAAATTACGTTACCATCAGAGATCCGTAAAGAAGAAGTATCGAGGAGACGAAATGTATAACGGTAATAACAAGACCGCTGTACAAGGAGTACAATACCTctgagaaatggaaaaaatttattgatattacattgagaaaaaaaactatcgtTCATCATCGCTACAATACCATTATATTCATCcgaataatcattttttctcaacaacgGATATTGTCAATTCGTACCATACAAATTTaacagaaatttcttcttcgtcaaaagtttaatttttgtatttcgattttcgtttttttttttttttttcaatcttctcaAGATATATGAAACACGGGTAAAATTTGCTGACAAATCGATCGCCGCTATTTATTTCATAGAATTATTCTCACAcggcgtgaaaatttttaaagaagaaaaaaaaagaaaaaaaaacatctcaaAACCGtctgaaaaatgtttcttcaCCCAAACGAAGGCTTTTCgagtcaatatttttatttttaaagcGAACGGGTTAATAGTCGATTGTTATCGAggaatattttcgaaactgtGATAGGAAAAGaggcaataaaaattttttcaaaactgtcaCCAGTAGCGAGATGATGAGCAACGTCCATTCTCTTTGTATTCATATGTTTCGGGGATATTTCCTCCATCGCTTCTCTCTCCAACGCGTCTTCCGTATCCCTTGCAACAAGCTCGCCTATTTCTTTAGCGTGTGCAAGCGCCAATACCATTAACATCATAGTAAATCCCGACAAAATCTGTATgacaatacatatatatatatatgtatatatatgtttaatGTTTATGgtagttttatttttgattttagtttatttcttttcatatattttcaattttataccgaTTACGATTCAACTTTATTAAGATTGTTTTCATATTCACCAGCTGGGTTATCGCAATGAGAATCGTCCCCTGCCTCAGATTGAAAATATGCATACAACCCTGGAGTAAACGCATTTTCatcgtcttttt
This region of Neodiprion virginianus isolate iyNeoVirg1 chromosome 7, iyNeoVirg1.1, whole genome shotgun sequence genomic DNA includes:
- the LOC124308539 gene encoding uncharacterized protein LOC124308539, with translation MKMRLLQGCMHIFNLRQGTILIAITQLILSGFTMMLMVLALAHAKEIGELVARDTEDALEREAMEEISPKHMNTKRMDVAHHLATEVLYSLYSGLVITVIHFVSSILLLYGSLMNNRHFMAPWITVMMTEIVVGIMSLFLVQQDCPFIAILGGSADIGERLFVLFITIVNFYIWFVVYSTYKTLEGKNKGLTHEVYFFKKQNATANGSVVGENIKTQNGVSQPIDV